TGAGTGGCCAACAGTTCCGAGTCTACGCACCCTATCTGCGTGGATCAGGACCGACGCGCTTCTTGAATAGCGATACGATGCGCAGCGGCGCAATCGCGGCGCTGACGCTTGATTTGTCGCAGTTCGTGGAAACGCTGGATTTGACGGATGTCATTCTCGCCGGGTACGACTGGGGTGCGCGCGCGGCGTACGGCGTTGCGGCGCTGTTTCCCGAGAGAGTAAGCGGTATGGTTACCGCCGCGGCGGGCTACGCTACCGCGATGCCGGCCAACGAAATGCCCTATGAACTGGCCAACGCGTACTGGTATGAGTGGTACGTCGCCACGACGTATGGAATGAAGGCTTATCAACAGGATCGCGAACGGTTGTGCAAATACTTATGGCACAGCTGGTCCCCCGCCTGGTCCGACAGGGAGAGCGACTTTCAAGCCATGGTCGGCTCTCTTCACAATCCCGACTGGGCCGACATCAGCCTCCATGCTTATCGACAGCGCTGGCACGATGCCCCGGGCGCAGAGCAGCACGAGCAGATAGAACGACAATTGGCGGCTTCGCCGACGATCCCTATCGACACCATCATGCTCCAGGGTGCGGAAGATCGTGACAATTTGCCAATCACTTCTGAAAACAAGGAGCGGTACTTTTCCGGGCACTATGAACACCGCCTGCTGCATGGAATAGGGCACTTCGTCCCGCGTGAGGCGCCAGACGTCTTTGCGGAGGCCATACGCGCGATTGCCGGGCGGTGAGCTTGTGATGCTGCGGCCTCGAGGCCGGGAAGAGCGGTTTTCTGCATCGCCTGGAAGCCGTCGCGCACGGTGCACACGGCGGCTACCAGCCGATCACCCATCCACCGGCTGCACCGGCGTCTCGAGCTTCAACTGATAGAACGCCGCATCGAGCCAGCGGCCGAACTTGAATCCCGCCTCCGCGATCGTGCCCGAGTGCACGAATCCCAGCTTCGTATGCAGTGCGATGCTCCCGGCATTGGTCGCGTCGATGCAGCCGACCAGCACGTGCACCTGCGCTTCGCGCGCGCGCCGAACTACTTCGCGCAGCAGCAGTTCGCCGAGCCCGCGACCGCGTTGGTCGTTGCGCACGTAGACGCTGTGTTCGACGGTGTACTTGAACGCCGGGAACGCGCGGAACGTACCCCAGCTCGCGAAGCCGAGCAGCGTGCCTGCTGCGTCGACGGCGCCGAAGACCGGAAAACCGCCCGCGCGCTTCGTCGCGAACCACGCGACCATCGCTTCCGGCGGACGCGGCCGGTAGTCGTACAGCGCGGTCGAGTTCGCGATCGCATCGTTCAGGATCTCGAGAATGGCCGCCGCGTGTTCGGCCTCGCTGCAGTCGATCAGGCGCACGTCGTCGCGCTGGGTCGGGGAATTCATACGGGTTTCTTCCTGTTTGATAAACCGGTTGCGCGCGCGCCGACGCGCGCATCACGCGCTGCGCACGCCGGCGGCGGACGCATCGCAGATCGCGACGACATAGCGCGCGGCATGCGACGACGGGTTGCTGAAGATCAGCGGCTGGTCGAGCCGCATGGCCAGGCAGTCGCCTTCGCGAAGTTCGTGAAGCGTATCGCCCAACGTAACGTTGACGCGGCCGCTGATGATCCACACCTGCTGGTGCGGCGCGCTTTCGCGCCCGCCGCTGTCGTACGCGACGCGCGCGCCGGGCGGGAAGTCGACCTCGACGAGCTGGAGCGGCGACGGCCAGCCGGCCGGCGACAGGTTGCGCCGCACATAGCCGGACGCCGGATCGCGCCATTCGGCCTGCTGCGCGCGCCGTGCGAGCGGCTGCGCGGGCGCGTCGTCCCGATCGCCGCCGAACAGCCCGGCCAGCGACACGCCGAGGCCCGCCGCGAGCTTGTCGAGCACGACGGCCGTCGGGCTGGCCGACGCGCGTTCGATGAGCGAGATCATCGAACGGCTGACGCCGGAACGCGCGGCCAGCGCGTCGAGCGTGTAGCCTCGCACGGTGCGCAGGTCACGCACGCGCCGGGCAATGCGCTCGTTGATGCCGGTGTCGTCGGCCGCGGTGATCGCTGATTCTTTCATGATGGATTTATTTTCCAGCAAACTGGAATTCGATGTCAACGACATTTTCCGTGGCGATTCGGCGGGACGCGGGACGCGAATGGCTTGCCCGGTCGTCGTACGCGGCGTAATATACGAAACAGCTACGTTTCGTTTAATTGGGGATATATGGGTATCATCAAGATTTCCGAGCACATGCATGAACGGCTGCGCTCGACGAGCACGGCGCTGAGCCGTTCGATCAACGCGCAGGCCGAACACTGGCTGCGCGTCGGGATGCTGGCGGAACTCAACCCGGCGCTGTCCTACGCCGACATCTGCAAGATGCTGATCGAGGCCGAGGCGCGGGGCGGCGACGTGGGGCCGGTCGAGACGGCCGCGCATAGCATCGAGCAGGTGGCGTGATGGCGAAACGCGAAATCCCGATCCGCGGCGCCGCGGAAATCGCCAAGTCGCGCGAAGCCGCGAAGCTCGCGTCGCAGGTGCTGACGATGATCACCGAGCACGTGAAGCCGGGCGTCACTACCGACGAGCTGGACGCGCGCTGCCGCGAATACATCGTCGACGAGTTGGGCGCGATCCCCGCGAACATCGGCTATCACGGCTATCCGAAGACGCTGTGCACGTCGGTCAATCACGTGGTCTGTCACGGCATTCCGACGTCGCGGCCGCTGCGCGACGGCGACATCGTGAATCTCGACATCGCGGTGATCAAGGACGGCTGGTTCGGCGATACGAGCCGCATGTATTTCGTCGGCGAACCGAACGAACTCGCGCGGCGGCTCGTCGCGGCGACCTACGAGGCGATGCACGCCGGCATCCGCGCGGTGCGTCCCGGCGCGACGCTCGGCGACGTCGGCTATGCGATCCAGCAGGTCGCGCATCGCGAAGGGTTCAGCGTGGTGCGCGAGTATTGCGGGCACGGCATCGGCGACGTCTATCACGACGAACCGCAGGTGCTGCATTACGGTCGCCCGGGCACCGGCCTGCCGCTGCGGCCGGGGATGATCTTCACGATCGAGCCGATGTTGAACGCGGGCAAGCGCGACACGCGCGTGCTGGCCGACGGCTGGACGGTCGTCACCGCGGACCATTCGCTGTCCGCGCAATGGGAGCACATGGTCGTGGTGACGGAAACCGGCTTCGAGGTGCTGACCGAGGACGCGAAGCCGCAGGCGTTCGCGGCGCTGTCGGGCACGCACGCGGCCTGACGCCGGCCGTGCGCCGCACGCGGCGGTGCGGCGTTGCAATGAAACGGGCCCCTTCGCGGGGCCCGTGCCGTTTGCGGCGGCCGGCGCCGCGAACGACACGGCGCAGCGGCGCTTAACCGCGCGCCTTCTGCCACGCGTGTTCGACGAACACGCGGCACAGCGCTTCCATCCCTTTGCGATCTTCGTCGTCGAAGCGCGCGGCGACCGGGCTGTCGACGTCCCACACGCCGATCAGCGTACCGTCGCCGGCCACCAGCGGCACGACGATTTCCGATTCCGACGCCGCATCGCACGCGATATGGCCCGGGAAGTCGTGCACGTCGCGCACGACCTGCGTCTCGCGGGTCTGCGCGGCCGTGCCGCACACGCCCTTGCCGAGCGCGATCCGCACGCACGCGGGCTTGCCCTGGAACGGCCCGACCACGAGCTCGGTGCCGTCGAAGAAGTAGAAGCCGGCCCAGTTCAGGCGATCGAGCGAGTGATAGACGAGCGCGGAGAAATTCGCCGCGTTCGCGGTCAGGTCGCTTTCGGATTCGACGAGCGCGCGTGCCTGCTCGACGAGCGTCGCGTATTGATCGGCCTTGGAGGCGGTAGGGTCGTTGGACAGCGTGAACATGGCGGGAAAGCGATAGGGGTTGTCAAAAAGGCGCACTGAAGGCGCACTGCGCGTACCGCAGTCTACGGCACCCGTGCGTGGTCTGCAGCGCTTGGTCGTGCGTGATGCGGCCCCGCTCAGTCGGGTTCGAGTTCGGCGAACCGCTCGGCCAGAAAGTCGAGCAGCGCCCGCACCGCCGGCAACAGCCCGCGGCGCGACGCGAACACCGCGTGCACGATTTCGCGGCGCGGCGCCCAGTCGGGCAGCACCGTGACCAGTTCGCCGCGCGAAACCTCGTCGCGCACCATCATCATCGGCAACTGCACGATGCCGACACCTGCAACGGCCGCCGCGCGCAGCGCGAGCATGCCGCCCGTCACGTAGCGCGGCTGGTGATGGATTTCCGCATGTGCGCCGTCGGGCCCGCGCAGCCGCCATACGTGCGTGGACTGCGGCACGCCGTGATCGAGGCTCGGCAGGCGCGTCAGATCCGCGGGAACGGCCGGTACGCCTTGCTCGCGCAGCAGCGCGGGGCTCGCGACGAGGCACTGGCCGCGTTCGGCGAGCACCCGCAGCGCGAGATCGCTGTCCTCGAGCGGCGGCGGGCGCACGCGGATCGCGACGTCGATCCCTTCGCCGACCACGTCGACGCGCCGGTTCGTCGCTTCCAGGTGGATCTCGACGCGCGGGCACGCGGCCATGAACGCGGCGATCATCGTGCCGACCAGCGAATCGAGCAGCACGATCGGGCAACTGACGCGCACGATGCCGCGCGGCTCCTCATGCAGCAGCGCGATCGCCTCGTCGGCGGCATCGGCCTCGACGAGCATCGCGCGGCAATGCGCGTAATAGGTCTGGCCGACGTCGGTGACCGTGAAGCGGCGCGTCGAACGCTGGATCAGCCGCATCCCGAGCCGCGCCTCGAGCAGCGCGATGCGGCGGCTCAGCTTCGATTTCGGCATGTCCAGCGCGCGCCCGGCCGGCGCGAAGCCGCCGTGTTCGACGACCTGCACGAAGTAGTAGAGATCGTTCAGATCCCGCGCTTTATCGTTCATGAAATGGAACGCTGAGTGCGATTTCGGCAGTCTACCGGATCGATCGTTCCATCACTATATTGTCACTCATGGATGCGAAACACGGGTTTCGCCGCAATATGGAGAAGGGCAATGAAGAAGATCCAGGGTGTGTACAGTGCGCCGCGCGGCCATTGGGTCGGCGACGGTTTTCCGGTGCGTTCGATGTTCAGCTACCAGTCTCATGGCACGCACCTGAGCCCGTTCCTGCTGCTCGATTACGCCGGCCCCGCGACGTTCGAACCGGCGACCGCGCCGCGCGGGGTCGGCCAGCATCCGCACCGCGGGTTCGAAACGGTGACGATCGTCTATGACGGCGAAGTCGCGCACCGCGACTCGACCGGCGCGGGCGGCACCATCGGCCCGGGCGACGTGCAGTGGATGACGGCCGCGAGCGGGATCCTGCACGAGGAATTCCACTCGGAGGCGTTCACGAAGCGGGGCGGCCCGCTCGAGATGGTGCAGCTGTGGGTGAACTTGCCGGCCGCAGACAAGATGGGCGCACCCGGCTACCAGACGCTGCTGAACGCCGATATCCCGGTGGTCGAGCTGCCGGACGGTGCAGGGCGGACGCGGATCATCGCCGGTGAACTCGACGGGCGGCGCGGCCCGGCCCGCACGCACACGCCAATCGACGTGTGGGACGTGCGGCTCGTGGCGGGCGGCCATGCGCGGTTCCCGGTCGCCGAAGGGCGCACGCTCGCGGTGGTCGTGCTGAGCGGCACCGTGCTGGTGAACGGCGAGGCGGTGGCGCGCGAAGCGCAGTTCGTGCAACTCGGCCGTGATGGCAGCGACGTCGAGATCGAAGCGAACGGCGACGCGAAGCTGCTGATCCTGAGCGGCGAGCCGATCGACGAGCCCGTCGTTGGTTACGGCCCGTTCGTGATGAACTCGCAAGAGGAAATCCGGACCGCGATCGAGGACTTCAACAGCGGCCGCTTCGGCCAGATGCCGGCATGACGGTGTGACGAGCAGGCCCCGCGCGATGCGGGGCCTTTTTTTCGCGCGTGGCGGGCGGTCGCGCGGGTCGGGCGCTTCGAGGCATAATCGACGGTTGCCGCGCGCCGGCCGGCGCGCCCGAATCAGGACCGCACATGAACGCCTCCGCACCGACCGCATCCCCGAGCACCGTCGATCTCGACTGGCGCTGGAAACCCTTCGACGCGCTGACGGCGCGCGAAATCTATTCGATCCTCGAAGCGCGCAGCGCCGTGTTCGTCGTCGAACAGAACTGCGTGTATCGCGACATCGACGATGCGGACCAGGCCGCGTGGCACCTCGCGGCCTTCGATCCGGCCGGCCGCCTGGCCGGCTATCTGCGCGTGCTGCTGCCCGACGCGCAGCATACCGACGTGCGCATCGGCCGCGTGCTGACGACCGCCGCGTTTCGCGGCGCGGGCCTCGGCAACGGGCTGCTGTCGCGCGCGCTCGAGCATATCCGCGCGCAATGGCCGGATACGCCGGTGAGCCTGCATGCGCAGGCTCACTTGCAGCGTTTCTACGGGGCATTCGGCTTCACGCCGAGTTCGGACGTGCACGACGAGGATGGCATCCCGCACGTATGGATGAGCAGCGCGCGCGCGTGATGCGCGCCGCGCTGCGGGCAATCAGTGCGCGGCGCGTGCGACGGGCGGCTCGTCCGTGCGCTGCGCGGTCCGCTCGCCGATCAGGCGCCCGCGGGCGGACAACCGCAGCCAGTGCCGCAGCGCGATCAGCGCGCCGATCACGCTCATCATCGAGCCGGGAATCCACAGCAGCAGGCCGCCGATCTGCTGGTCGCGCAGCGGGCTCAGCCACGTGAACGCGCGCCCGCAGATCGAGTAGATCGGATACAACTCGTGCGGCGTGAAGAAGATCAGCGCGCCGAGCGCGATCTGCGGCGGGATCGCCGCGACGACGATCAGAATCCGGCGGCCCGGCGACAGCCGCGCGGGTGGTGCGGGACGCGGATCGACGACGAGCCACCAGAACAGCAGCCCGTCGATCACCATGCTCCAGTTCATCACGCGATAGAGACGCCAGTCGAGCATCGCGATGAAGTGGATCGGCGACAGCAGCCAGAAATAGATCAGCCCGACGAACAGCACGACCGCGACGACCGGATGAAACACCACGTCGAGGGTCGCGCGCACCGGCGCCCACGCGAGCGCGGGGCGCACGAAGCGCTGCCGCCAGCTGAACGGAATGCCCGCGCGGATCGCCGCGCCCGGATAGGACAGTGCGATGAAGAACGGCCCGAGGTGATGCAGCACGAGGTGCTGCGCGCGGTGCATGAAGAATTCGTGCTCGAAGAAATAGTCGAGCCGCGTATGCAGCGCGATGTAGAGCGCCGTCAGCCCGAACCAGAACGAGAACTGCCGCAGCGGCGACACCTTCGCCTTCTTCACGCCGCGTGCGAACAGCACGGCGGCCGTCAGCACCGCGACGACCACGGTCGGCGACGGTTCCCACGGATCGAGCCAGTACAGGACGTTCATCGCGCGCGCATCACTTCGCCTGGGCCGGCGATTTCACGGCGAACGGAGCATCGACCGTCTCGCCGTCGGAGAATTTCAGGCGCAGGTGCACGGTGTCGCCCGGCTTGATCGCGTGCTTCGGTTCCTCGAGCATGAAGTGATAGCCGCCCGGCGCGATGTCGACCTTGCCGCGCGCGGGGATCGTCAGCTTGTCGACCATCTCCATCTTCTGCGTCGAGCCGTTCGAGATCGTCTGGTGCAGCATGGCCATCCCGTAGTCGGGGCTGTCGACGTCGACGAGATCGATCGGCTTGTCGCCGGTGTTCACGAGCGTCACGTAGCCGCCCGCGGGCAGCTTGTTCGGCAGCCAGCGCACCCACGCGTTCTGCGCGCTGATCGCGCCGGCGGCATACGCGTGGGCGCCGGCGCACAGCGCGGCGGCGAGGGCGAACGTCTTGAGGGTCGTTTTCTTGTTCATCGCGGAATTTAGGTCGTGGAGGCAGTGTCGATGATCCGGCGCACATCGGCGGCGATGGCGTCGGGCGAATCGCGATCGGTCGCGAGCAGCCGCGCGCGGCCGGTCGCGTCGAAGATGTAGACGGCCGAGCTGTGCGTCACTTCGTAGCCGCCGGACGGATCGCGTTTTTCCATCTGGTACGCGACGCGATAGCGCTTGGCCAGCGATTCGATCTGGCCGTCGGTCCCGGTCAGGCCGCGCGCATGCGCGGCGTCGAACGCGGCGACATAGGATTGCATCGCCTGCGGCGTATCGCGCGCGGGATCGACCGAGACGAACAGGATGCGCACGTCGTCGGCCCGCGGGCCGAGCTTCGCCAGCACTTCCATCAGCCGCGCCAGCGTTTCGGGGCAGACGTCGGGGCAGTGCGTGTAGCCGAAGTAGACGAGCGCGACGCGGCCGCGGAACGCATCGGCGTCGACGGGATGGCCGTCGCCGCCCGTCAGCTTGAACGACAGGTCGGGCAGGTGGCCGGTGACATTGGTCAGGTTCCAGCGCGGCTCGTCGTGCGTGCACGCGGTGAGCGCCACGGCGGCGGCGAAGGCCGCGGCCGTGCGGATGAGGCGGGAGAGGCGCCGGTGCGGCGCGGGGCGGGCAGACGACATCCTGGGGCTCGATCGGACTGGATGGATAGCCGGGGCGCGATGCCATGCGCCGCGCGGCAGGCGGTTGCGACTGTAGCGCAATTCGCGCGCCCGCGTCCTTTCGAAACCGATACGGCGCGGGCGAGCGGGGCAATATGTCGCAGTTGACGCGGCGGCCGATGCGATGTCCGCGCAGCCGCGGTTTCGCCCATCTGGGGGCGCAGGCGCGGTAAGATGCGCACAACTCCATTCGCGCAGTGGCGGCCTGCGTTTGCCGGCCGGCCCTCAGACTATCGAATCGATGCAATCCGTTCCGGCTTCCCTGTCCCTGACCGATACCGCGTTCTTCTTCGACTTCGACGGCACGCTCGTCGAACTGGCGCCGACCCCCGACGCCATTCACGTTCCGCCGTCGCTGCTGACGCTGCTCGACGAATTGTCGCGCCGCTCGCACGGC
This DNA window, taken from Burkholderia cenocepacia, encodes the following:
- the map gene encoding type I methionyl aminopeptidase: MAKREIPIRGAAEIAKSREAAKLASQVLTMITEHVKPGVTTDELDARCREYIVDELGAIPANIGYHGYPKTLCTSVNHVVCHGIPTSRPLRDGDIVNLDIAVIKDGWFGDTSRMYFVGEPNELARRLVAATYEAMHAGIRAVRPGATLGDVGYAIQQVAHREGFSVVREYCGHGIGDVYHDEPQVLHYGRPGTGLPLRPGMIFTIEPMLNAGKRDTRVLADGWTVVTADHSLSAQWEHMVVVTETGFEVLTEDAKPQAFAALSGTHAA
- a CDS encoding LysR family transcriptional regulator; this translates as MNDKARDLNDLYYFVQVVEHGGFAPAGRALDMPKSKLSRRIALLEARLGMRLIQRSTRRFTVTDVGQTYYAHCRAMLVEADAADEAIALLHEEPRGIVRVSCPIVLLDSLVGTMIAAFMAACPRVEIHLEATNRRVDVVGEGIDVAIRVRPPPLEDSDLALRVLAERGQCLVASPALLREQGVPAVPADLTRLPSLDHGVPQSTHVWRLRGPDGAHAEIHHQPRYVTGGMLALRAAAVAGVGIVQLPMMMVRDEVSRGELVTVLPDWAPRREIVHAVFASRRGLLPAVRALLDFLAERFAELEPD
- a CDS encoding helix-turn-helix domain-containing protein, with the protein product MKESAITAADDTGINERIARRVRDLRTVRGYTLDALAARSGVSRSMISLIERASASPTAVVLDKLAAGLGVSLAGLFGGDRDDAPAQPLARRAQQAEWRDPASGYVRRNLSPAGWPSPLQLVEVDFPPGARVAYDSGGRESAPHQQVWIISGRVNVTLGDTLHELREGDCLAMRLDQPLIFSNPSSHAARYVVAICDASAAGVRSA
- a CDS encoding pirin family protein, which gives rise to MKKIQGVYSAPRGHWVGDGFPVRSMFSYQSHGTHLSPFLLLDYAGPATFEPATAPRGVGQHPHRGFETVTIVYDGEVAHRDSTGAGGTIGPGDVQWMTAASGILHEEFHSEAFTKRGGPLEMVQLWVNLPAADKMGAPGYQTLLNADIPVVELPDGAGRTRIIAGELDGRRGPARTHTPIDVWDVRLVAGGHARFPVAEGRTLAVVVLSGTVLVNGEAVAREAQFVQLGRDGSDVEIEANGDAKLLILSGEPIDEPVVGYGPFVMNSQEEIRTAIEDFNSGRFGQMPA
- a CDS encoding ParD-like family protein is translated as MGIIKISEHMHERLRSTSTALSRSINAQAEHWLRVGMLAELNPALSYADICKMLIEAEARGGDVGPVETAAHSIEQVA
- a CDS encoding cytochrome c oxidase assembly protein, with product MNVLYWLDPWEPSPTVVVAVLTAAVLFARGVKKAKVSPLRQFSFWFGLTALYIALHTRLDYFFEHEFFMHRAQHLVLHHLGPFFIALSYPGAAIRAGIPFSWRQRFVRPALAWAPVRATLDVVFHPVVAVVLFVGLIYFWLLSPIHFIAMLDWRLYRVMNWSMVIDGLLFWWLVVDPRPAPPARLSPGRRILIVVAAIPPQIALGALIFFTPHELYPIYSICGRAFTWLSPLRDQQIGGLLLWIPGSMMSVIGALIALRHWLRLSARGRLIGERTAQRTDEPPVARAAH
- a CDS encoding GNAT family N-acetyltransferase, translated to MNASAPTASPSTVDLDWRWKPFDALTAREIYSILEARSAVFVVEQNCVYRDIDDADQAAWHLAAFDPAGRLAGYLRVLLPDAQHTDVRIGRVLTTAAFRGAGLGNGLLSRALEHIRAQWPDTPVSLHAQAHLQRFYGAFGFTPSSDVHDEDGIPHVWMSSARA
- a CDS encoding SCO family protein; translation: MSSARPAPHRRLSRLIRTAAAFAAAVALTACTHDEPRWNLTNVTGHLPDLSFKLTGGDGHPVDADAFRGRVALVYFGYTHCPDVCPETLARLMEVLAKLGPRADDVRILFVSVDPARDTPQAMQSYVAAFDAAHARGLTGTDGQIESLAKRYRVAYQMEKRDPSGGYEVTHSSAVYIFDATGRARLLATDRDSPDAIAADVRRIIDTASTT
- a CDS encoding copper chaperone PCu(A)C; translated protein: MNKKTTLKTFALAAALCAGAHAYAAGAISAQNAWVRWLPNKLPAGGYVTLVNTGDKPIDLVDVDSPDYGMAMLHQTISNGSTQKMEMVDKLTIPARGKVDIAPGGYHFMLEEPKHAIKPGDTVHLRLKFSDGETVDAPFAVKSPAQAK
- a CDS encoding GAF domain-containing protein; amino-acid sequence: MFTLSNDPTASKADQYATLVEQARALVESESDLTANAANFSALVYHSLDRLNWAGFYFFDGTELVVGPFQGKPACVRIALGKGVCGTAAQTRETQVVRDVHDFPGHIACDAASESEIVVPLVAGDGTLIGVWDVDSPVAARFDDEDRKGMEALCRVFVEHAWQKARG
- a CDS encoding GNAT family N-acetyltransferase, encoding MNSPTQRDDVRLIDCSEAEHAAAILEILNDAIANSTALYDYRPRPPEAMVAWFATKRAGGFPVFGAVDAAGTLLGFASWGTFRAFPAFKYTVEHSVYVRNDQRGRGLGELLLREVVRRAREAQVHVLVGCIDATNAGSIALHTKLGFVHSGTIAEAGFKFGRWLDAAFYQLKLETPVQPVDG
- a CDS encoding alpha/beta fold hydrolase is translated as MTSDADEQATRGSQRNFLTCRTSELEVAYEVSGPLDGPPLVLVHGWPDDVQCWDKTIVHLGLSGQQFRVYAPYLRGSGPTRFLNSDTMRSGAIAALTLDLSQFVETLDLTDVILAGYDWGARAAYGVAALFPERVSGMVTAAAGYATAMPANEMPYELANAYWYEWYVATTYGMKAYQQDRERLCKYLWHSWSPAWSDRESDFQAMVGSLHNPDWADISLHAYRQRWHDAPGAEQHEQIERQLAASPTIPIDTIMLQGAEDRDNLPITSENKERYFSGHYEHRLLHGIGHFVPREAPDVFAEAIRAIAGR